One window from the genome of Candidatus Zixiibacteriota bacterium encodes:
- a CDS encoding DUF362 domain-containing protein has translation MERREFLKRTGRAMVLAAASGGIGVLFHNRNAAGYRPLAVFDRRFTVFGDPACPAVAFARHPDPEHALDAALAAVGGIGRFVKPGETVTLKPNVGWDRTPEQAANTSPALVAAMVRRCLGAGAAAVVVTDMSCNDPRRCFLRSGVRDAAAQAGARVTIPAAGDFVEVDLDGELLTAWPVLRALLHTDRLINMPIVKHHSLTACTIGLKNLYGILGGMRHRLHQQIDQSLVDLTRFCTPTLTVIDATRVLLRNGPQGGSTDDVAVENAVLCATDPVAGDARGCELLGLTADRVPHLLRAEAAGLGRIDYRNAGYRDVTA, from the coding sequence ATGGAGCGACGCGAGTTCCTCAAGCGAACGGGCCGGGCGATGGTGCTGGCGGCCGCCTCGGGCGGCATCGGCGTCCTCTTCCACAACCGCAACGCCGCGGGTTACAGACCGCTCGCGGTGTTCGACCGCCGGTTCACGGTTTTCGGCGACCCGGCCTGCCCCGCGGTCGCTTTTGCCCGCCACCCCGACCCCGAGCACGCCCTGGACGCCGCCCTGGCCGCGGTCGGCGGGATCGGCCGTTTCGTCAAGCCGGGAGAGACCGTCACCCTCAAGCCGAACGTCGGGTGGGACCGCACCCCGGAGCAGGCAGCCAACACCAGCCCGGCGCTGGTGGCGGCGATGGTCCGTCGGTGCCTGGGCGCGGGGGCGGCGGCGGTCGTCGTCACCGACATGTCGTGCAACGATCCCCGGCGGTGTTTTCTCCGTTCGGGCGTGCGCGATGCCGCGGCGCAGGCCGGGGCCCGCGTTACCATCCCCGCCGCCGGCGACTTCGTCGAGGTGGATCTCGACGGCGAGCTGCTCACCGCCTGGCCGGTCCTCCGGGCGCTCCTGCACACCGACCGCCTCATCAACATGCCCATCGTGAAGCACCACTCCCTCACCGCCTGTACGATCGGGCTGAAAAACCTCTACGGGATTCTGGGCGGGATGCGCCACCGCCTCCACCAGCAAATCGACCAGTCGCTGGTGGATCTCACCCGATTCTGCACGCCGACTCTGACGGTGATCGACGCCACCCGCGTGCTGCTGCGCAACGGGCCGCAGGGGGGATCGACCGATGACGTGGCGGTTGAGAACGCCGTTCTCTGCGCGACCGATCCGGTGGCGGGCGACGCCCGCGGCTGCGAACTGCTCGGGCTGACGGCCGACCGTGTCCCCCACCTGCTCCGGGCGGAGGCGGCCGGGCTCGGGCGCATCGACTACCGGAATGCCGGTTACCGGGACGTGACGGCATGA
- a CDS encoding 4Fe-4S binding protein yields MTIAAVRHLRRASQALFFAAFFWLILKTTFEADFRATGGGEIRLPYPVSIGLELDPLVGLANLLANGTVYSGLLLGLVVLLPTIFFGRFFCGWVCPLGSLNHWLSEVRSERAANRGARKIEANRYRGYQRIKYYLLLVFLGAALAGVLQIGLLDPIALLARSLGTVVLPALHVAAEGVRDAVAAVGFAPLTNAAQRVYDTLGPLVLPFRPQFFHALLTIGALFVAILWLNRLFTRFWCRGICPLGALLGLFSRLAVFGLEKNAASCDHCNKCLLHCQGADNPDVGSAWRQEECVLCLNCQAACPHGSLRFRFFPRLEGTRDNPAPVRTPHLTRRKVLGSLAGGLALFPLFRAGDAFSANPNPLLIRPPGAPPEDDFLARCIRCGQCMRVCPNNALHPTLLESGFEGLWTPVLIPRIGYCEPSCTLCGQVCPTGAIEELTLSEKVGDRATPGVHIGTAFVDRGRCLPWAMAIPCIVCEEWCPVSPKAIYLREEIAYDRNGDAVNVKRPFVDPAICNGCGACEFACPVADQAAIRVSSVGESRSRENRILLDRRPARREPSGPRAN; encoded by the coding sequence ATGACGATCGCGGCCGTCCGCCACCTCCGCCGCGCCAGCCAGGCGCTCTTCTTCGCGGCGTTTTTCTGGCTCATTCTCAAGACCACGTTCGAGGCGGATTTCCGGGCGACGGGCGGCGGGGAGATCCGTCTGCCCTACCCCGTCTCGATCGGGCTGGAGCTCGATCCGCTGGTCGGCCTGGCCAACCTGCTGGCCAACGGGACGGTCTACTCCGGGCTGCTGCTCGGGCTGGTGGTGTTGCTTCCGACGATCTTCTTCGGCCGCTTCTTCTGCGGCTGGGTCTGCCCGCTCGGGTCGCTCAACCACTGGCTGTCCGAGGTGCGCTCCGAGCGCGCGGCGAACCGGGGGGCCCGGAAGATCGAGGCCAACCGGTACCGCGGCTACCAGCGCATCAAGTACTATCTCCTGCTGGTTTTTCTGGGCGCGGCGCTCGCGGGCGTACTCCAGATCGGTCTGCTTGATCCGATCGCCCTGCTGGCCCGCTCGCTCGGCACGGTGGTTCTGCCGGCGCTGCACGTGGCGGCCGAGGGCGTACGGGACGCGGTCGCGGCTGTCGGCTTCGCGCCGCTGACGAACGCGGCGCAGCGAGTCTACGATACGCTGGGGCCGCTGGTGCTGCCCTTCCGCCCCCAGTTTTTCCATGCCCTCCTGACGATCGGGGCGCTGTTTGTGGCGATCCTGTGGCTCAACCGGCTCTTCACGCGCTTCTGGTGCCGGGGAATCTGCCCGCTCGGTGCGCTGCTCGGGCTGTTCTCGCGCTTGGCCGTTTTCGGCCTGGAAAAAAACGCCGCCTCGTGCGACCACTGCAACAAGTGCCTGCTCCACTGCCAGGGGGCGGACAACCCGGATGTCGGGAGCGCCTGGCGGCAGGAAGAGTGCGTGCTGTGCCTGAACTGCCAGGCAGCCTGTCCGCACGGGTCGCTCCGCTTCCGGTTCTTTCCCCGGCTGGAGGGGACGCGCGACAACCCGGCGCCCGTCCGGACGCCGCACCTCACGCGGCGCAAAGTGCTCGGGTCGCTCGCCGGCGGGCTCGCCCTGTTCCCGCTCTTCCGCGCCGGCGACGCCTTCTCGGCCAATCCCAACCCCCTCCTCATCCGTCCCCCCGGCGCCCCGCCCGAGGACGACTTCCTCGCCCGCTGCATCCGTTGCGGCCAGTGCATGCGCGTCTGTCCCAACAACGCCCTCCACCCGACTCTCCTCGAGAGCGGTTTCGAGGGGTTGTGGACGCCGGTCCTGATCCCGCGCATCGGCTACTGCGAGCCGAGCTGCACCCTGTGCGGCCAGGTCTGCCCGACCGGCGCCATCGAAGAGCTCACCCTCAGCGAGAAAGTGGGCGACCGGGCGACCCCGGGCGTCCATATCGGCACCGCTTTTGTCGACCGCGGCCGGTGCCTGCCCTGGGCCATGGCCATTCCCTGCATCGTGTGCGAGGAGTGGTGCCCGGTGTCGCCCAAAGCGATCTATCTCCGGGAGGAGATTGCCTACGACCGGAACGGGGACGCAGTGAATGTCAAGCGGCCCTTTGTTGATCCCGCGATCTGCAACGGCTGCGGGGCGTGCGAATTCGCCTGCCCGGTGGCGGATCAGGCGGCGATTCGGGTGAGCTCGGTGGGGGAATCGCGCTCGAGAGAAAACCGCATTCTGCTGGACCGTCGCCCCGCCCGCCGGGAGCCGTCCGGACCGCGCGCCAACTGA
- a CDS encoding XylR N-terminal domain-containing protein, which produces MRGERLRRAAAGAPPAGEAGFDLSRELSFHPDTGRTLFRDSRVLILDANAIGMLRQNLLDTLGWAQARDFLLRFGYQHGYSDFMQIRHNFEFADEMDLLCAGPVLHTYEGIVKAAPTEIRFDRHSREFQFAGIWTNSWEAEQHLAFNPPSPQSVCWTLTGYATGWCSAFCGWPVLAMEPTCIGKGDPHCGWKVQPPDLWGEEGRPMIEALSVFWASR; this is translated from the coding sequence GTGCGGGGGGAACGCCTCCGCCGCGCGGCCGCCGGCGCGCCGCCCGCGGGCGAGGCCGGGTTCGACCTTTCCCGCGAACTGAGCTTCCATCCCGACACCGGGCGCACCCTCTTTCGCGACAGCCGCGTCCTGATCCTCGACGCCAACGCGATCGGCATGCTCCGCCAGAACCTCCTCGACACTCTCGGCTGGGCGCAGGCCCGCGACTTTCTCCTGCGGTTCGGCTACCAGCACGGCTACTCCGACTTCATGCAGATCCGGCACAACTTCGAGTTCGCCGATGAGATGGACCTCCTGTGCGCCGGACCGGTGCTGCACACCTACGAGGGGATTGTGAAGGCCGCCCCGACCGAGATCCGCTTCGATAGGCACAGCCGGGAATTCCAATTCGCCGGCATCTGGACCAACTCCTGGGAGGCGGAGCAGCACCTGGCTTTCAACCCGCCGAGCCCGCAGTCGGTCTGCTGGACTCTGACCGGCTACGCCACGGGCTGGTGCTCGGCCTTCTGCGGCTGGCCGGTGCTGGCGATGGAACCGACCTGCATCGGCAAGGGTGATCCGCATTGCGGGTGGAAAGTCCAGCCCCCCGACCTGTGGGGGGAAGAGGGCCGGCCGATGATCGAGGCGCTCAGCGTGTTCTGGGCAAGCCGCTAG
- a CDS encoding dipeptidase, producing MNNSDQLFTADLHCDTIHRILQGADFSRRNEIGHLDLPRLIEGGIDLQVFACFTESFIEAKDRVPLVHRMLDGLHRTVEAHGEKVALARTSSEAARNRAAGKISAVFSIENGLVLNDNLDTLRQFYERGVRSLTLTHNVSSAWCISSADEHPAFDGLTAFGREVVRMMDELGMIVDLSHAAPSAVAAVLEIATRPVIASHSCVRALCDHHRNLTDEQIRGIAATGGMVGINFLCDFLSPACRDASAAYINAHYDLGRRYWLLFTAECGAEEYAARRAELQPFLAGWEQVVRATGVDVGVVADHIDYIVRLVGPDHVGLGSDFDGITFAPAGLEDCAKMPRLADELRGRGYCREDLAKIMGGNFLRVFREVCG from the coding sequence ATGAACAACAGCGATCAACTCTTCACCGCCGATCTGCACTGTGACACGATTCACCGGATCCTCCAGGGCGCCGATTTCTCCCGGCGCAATGAGATCGGACACCTCGATCTTCCCCGCCTGATCGAAGGCGGAATCGATCTGCAGGTATTCGCCTGTTTCACGGAGTCGTTCATCGAGGCGAAGGACCGGGTCCCGCTGGTCCACCGGATGCTCGACGGGCTGCACCGCACCGTGGAGGCCCATGGGGAGAAGGTCGCCCTCGCCCGGACCTCATCCGAGGCCGCGCGCAACCGCGCCGCGGGCAAAATCAGCGCCGTCTTCTCGATTGAAAACGGACTGGTGCTCAACGACAACCTGGACACTCTCCGGCAGTTCTATGAGCGGGGCGTCCGAAGCCTGACCCTGACCCACAACGTCTCGAGCGCGTGGTGCATTTCCTCGGCCGATGAGCACCCGGCGTTCGACGGTCTGACTGCTTTCGGACGGGAGGTGGTGCGGATGATGGACGAACTCGGCATGATCGTCGACCTCTCCCACGCGGCCCCGTCGGCGGTGGCGGCCGTACTGGAGATCGCCACCCGGCCGGTGATCGCCTCCCACTCGTGCGTCCGCGCTCTCTGCGACCACCACCGGAATCTCACCGACGAGCAAATCCGGGGAATCGCCGCGACCGGCGGCATGGTCGGCATCAACTTCCTCTGCGATTTTCTCTCCCCAGCCTGCCGCGACGCTTCCGCCGCCTACATCAACGCCCACTATGATCTGGGCAGGAGATACTGGCTGCTGTTCACGGCCGAGTGCGGCGCCGAGGAGTACGCGGCCCGGCGGGCGGAGCTGCAGCCGTTTCTTGCGGGCTGGGAGCAGGTCGTGCGGGCCACGGGGGTCGATGTGGGGGTGGTGGCCGACCACATCGACTACATTGTCCGCCTGGTCGGCCCGGACCATGTCGGCCTGGGGTCGGACTTCGACGGGATCACGTTTGCCCCGGCCGGCCTTGAGGATTGTGCGAAAATGCCGCGTCTGGCCGACGAACTGCGGGGGCGGGGATATTGCCGGGAAGACCTAGCTAAGATCATGGGGGGCAATTTCCTCCGCGTTTTCCGCGAAGTCTGCGGCTGA
- a CDS encoding trypsin-like peptidase domain-containing protein → MSLHRSARRAALPLFFGLLLAAPYVSAQISEGGTPPSRMVRAGALAAATSLPTVDTGPVDVPALLAEDAAEQDKGVPFRFGYPFETVCDLTNSGQWDTLSDGGRLWRLRIVAPGAYSINLVYRKFWLPPGAKFFVYSEDYRYVIGAFTERNNKEYGEFATQPVPGSVSILEYYEPPNAPEPGIISLQRIVHAYRDIFATATMKEAAGFGGSGSCNNNVNCPEGDLWQDDKRAVAMILTSGGYRICTGALVNNVREDLTPYFLTANHCLGGESTWIFMFNYESPSCANIDGPTWMTVQGSVRRANYSSSDFALLELLEQPPDSYNVYYAGWSAVDVAAQSAVGIHHPSGDIKKISFDYDAVVSANYAGSTGGTHWRILQWDDGTTEPGSSGSPLFDSLTHRIVGQLHGGTASCASLTSDYYGKVARSWTGGGTSTSRLSDWLDPDNTGTLAVDGLDPAGVAFTADPQLGDAPLAVQFTGTSLLDVDTWAWSFGDGDSAFVQSPGHVYAAPGLYDVSLQVTAGAESARRERADYIAVLADTLRADDRSVPRFSEVELAVFAANNLPLSEIRIPVTFAGTLDLTLDSLTTSGCRTDYFAVRGFIDLNNSLKQGTVQLVSAPSGSSPLPPGSGPVVRLWFTTAGAASGDSAVVSFNGYGSFTPRFVSSIAAYAPKTVSPVLVYQNCCVGTRGDVDNSGSLNVTDLTFLISYLFRGGPEPACYEAGDVDLSGIVAVADVTYLIAHLFRGGSAPYPCSS, encoded by the coding sequence GTGTCTCTTCATCGATCCGCTCGCCGCGCGGCTCTGCCGCTCTTTTTCGGACTGCTTCTCGCCGCTCCCTATGTTTCCGCACAAATCAGCGAAGGGGGAACGCCTCCAAGCCGGATGGTCCGCGCCGGCGCTCTTGCCGCCGCAACCTCCCTCCCCACCGTGGATACCGGACCCGTCGATGTCCCGGCCCTGCTGGCGGAGGATGCGGCCGAACAGGACAAGGGCGTCCCGTTCCGTTTCGGCTACCCCTTCGAGACGGTCTGCGACCTGACCAATTCCGGGCAGTGGGACACGCTCTCCGACGGCGGCCGGCTCTGGCGGCTCCGCATCGTCGCTCCCGGCGCGTACTCGATCAATTTGGTGTATCGGAAATTCTGGCTGCCGCCGGGCGCAAAGTTCTTCGTGTACAGCGAGGACTACCGATACGTCATCGGCGCCTTCACCGAACGCAACAATAAGGAGTACGGCGAGTTCGCCACCCAGCCGGTTCCCGGATCGGTGAGCATCCTTGAATACTACGAACCCCCGAACGCCCCTGAGCCGGGGATCATCAGCCTCCAGCGGATCGTCCACGCCTACCGGGATATCTTCGCGACGGCGACGATGAAAGAGGCGGCCGGATTCGGCGGGTCCGGTTCATGCAACAACAACGTCAACTGCCCGGAGGGGGATCTGTGGCAGGACGACAAACGGGCGGTGGCGATGATCCTGACTTCCGGCGGCTACCGGATCTGCACCGGCGCGCTGGTCAACAACGTGCGCGAGGATCTCACCCCATACTTCCTCACCGCCAACCACTGCCTCGGCGGCGAGAGCACGTGGATCTTCATGTTCAACTACGAGAGCCCCTCCTGCGCCAACATCGACGGCCCCACCTGGATGACCGTGCAGGGATCGGTCCGCCGCGCGAACTACTCCAGTTCCGACTTCGCGCTCCTGGAGCTGCTCGAACAGCCGCCCGATTCCTACAACGTGTACTACGCCGGATGGTCGGCCGTCGACGTGGCGGCGCAGAGCGCGGTCGGCATTCACCACCCCTCCGGCGACATCAAGAAAATATCGTTCGACTACGACGCGGTGGTGAGCGCCAACTACGCGGGCAGCACCGGGGGGACGCACTGGCGGATATTGCAGTGGGACGACGGCACGACCGAGCCGGGTTCCTCCGGTTCCCCCCTGTTTGATTCGCTGACCCACCGCATCGTCGGCCAGCTCCACGGCGGCACAGCCTCGTGCGCCAGTCTGACCTCCGACTACTACGGCAAGGTGGCGCGGTCCTGGACGGGCGGGGGGACCTCGACGTCGCGCCTGAGCGACTGGCTCGATCCCGACAACACGGGGACGCTGGCGGTCGACGGTCTTGACCCGGCCGGCGTCGCTTTCACGGCCGATCCGCAGCTCGGCGATGCGCCGCTGGCGGTGCAGTTCACCGGGACGTCGCTTTTGGATGTCGACACGTGGGCCTGGTCGTTCGGCGACGGGGACTCGGCCTTCGTCCAGTCGCCCGGCCACGTGTACGCGGCGCCCGGGCTGTACGACGTGTCGCTGCAGGTGACGGCGGGCGCCGAGAGCGCGCGCCGCGAACGCGCCGACTACATCGCCGTCCTCGCCGATACGCTCCGCGCGGATGACCGGTCGGTCCCGCGGTTCTCCGAGGTCGAATTGGCGGTCTTTGCCGCGAATAACCTTCCCCTCTCCGAGATCCGCATCCCCGTTACTTTCGCGGGGACGCTCGACCTGACTCTGGACTCGCTGACCACCTCGGGCTGCCGGACCGACTACTTCGCCGTCCGCGGGTTCATCGACCTCAACAATTCGCTCAAGCAGGGAACCGTTCAGCTCGTGAGCGCCCCCTCCGGTTCCTCGCCGCTTCCGCCCGGCAGCGGCCCGGTAGTGAGACTCTGGTTCACCACGGCCGGGGCGGCCTCGGGCGACTCGGCGGTCGTCTCGTTCAACGGCTACGGCTCGTTCACCCCCCGCTTCGTCAGCAGCATCGCCGCCTACGCGCCCAAGACCGTCTCGCCGGTCCTCGTCTACCAGAATTGCTGCGTCGGGACCCGCGGCGACGTCGACAACAGCGGCTCCCTCAACGTCACCGATCTCACCTTCCTGATCTCGTATCTGTTCCGCGGGGGGCCCGAGCCGGCGTGTTACGAAGCGGGCGATGTCGATCTGTCCGGGATCGTGGCGGTCGCCGATGTGACTTACCTGATTGCCCACCTGTTCCGCGGCGGGTCCGCGCCGTACCCGTGCTCATCGTGA
- a CDS encoding NUDIX pyrophosphatase, with protein MRRPIQVLIFVYRQTARGREYLMLRRIPELRGFWQPISGGVEDDEDLLTAARRELREETGFQTAAVESINYAYRIPAFHDRKLGAAPGADETMPLHTFAARVDDGAEPVLDPAEHDRYLWCPLLLADRLLYWPGDREALRQVDTWLRSRPL; from the coding sequence GTGCGCCGGCCCATTCAAGTCCTCATTTTCGTCTATCGCCAGACCGCCCGGGGACGGGAATATCTCATGCTCCGCCGCATTCCCGAGCTCCGCGGGTTCTGGCAGCCGATTTCGGGCGGAGTGGAGGACGATGAGGATCTCCTGACCGCGGCCCGCCGCGAGTTGCGCGAAGAGACCGGGTTTCAGACGGCCGCCGTCGAATCAATCAACTACGCCTACCGCATCCCGGCCTTCCACGACCGCAAGCTCGGCGCCGCTCCGGGCGCCGATGAGACCATGCCGCTGCACACCTTCGCGGCCCGGGTCGACGATGGGGCGGAGCCGGTCCTCGATCCCGCCGAGCACGACCGCTACCTGTGGTGCCCGCTCCTTCTGGCTGATCGGCTGCTCTACTGGCCGGGGGACCGCGAAGCGCTGCGCCAGGTGGACACCTGGCTTCGGTCCCGGCCGCTCTAG
- the thpR gene encoding RNA 2',3'-cyclic phosphodiesterase, with amino-acid sequence MRLFIALPPAEAVAEELGRVIVLLRAKGGPVRWVAPENIHLTVRFLGETDEARVPKLRSLIDSIAPAFAPADVLIDRLGGFPNLRKPRVIWAGLAAAEPVERMAQMARQVELAVRQLRFEPEKKGFQPHLTLGRVKDPRGMEQLAAFMESYRFTPLAVRLDRLVLFRSTLTPKGSIYERVHEAKLGDERLGG; translated from the coding sequence ATGCGGTTGTTTATCGCTTTGCCGCCGGCGGAGGCGGTCGCGGAGGAACTCGGCCGCGTGATCGTGCTCCTGCGCGCAAAAGGGGGGCCGGTCCGCTGGGTGGCGCCGGAGAACATCCATTTAACCGTGCGGTTTCTCGGCGAGACGGACGAGGCGCGGGTGCCGAAGCTGCGGAGTCTGATCGACAGCATCGCGCCGGCCTTCGCCCCGGCCGACGTCCTGATCGACCGTCTCGGCGGTTTTCCCAATCTCCGCAAGCCGCGCGTGATCTGGGCCGGACTGGCCGCCGCCGAGCCGGTCGAGCGGATGGCGCAGATGGCGCGGCAGGTGGAGCTCGCAGTGCGGCAACTGCGTTTCGAGCCGGAAAAGAAAGGCTTCCAGCCGCACCTGACGCTCGGCCGGGTCAAAGACCCGCGCGGGATGGAGCAACTGGCGGCCTTCATGGAATCGTACCGCTTCACGCCGCTCGCCGTGCGCCTCGACCGTCTCGTGCTGTTCCGGTCGACGCTGACTCCGAAAGGGTCGATCTACGAGCGCGTGCATGAGGCGAAGCTGGGCGACGAGCGGCTGGGGGGCTGA
- a CDS encoding competence/damage-inducible protein A, whose translation MPMCAEIITVGDELITGHRIDTNSAFIAQQLTRIGLEVRYRSSVGDSLEMMEEVFRLALKRAQVVIVTGGLGPTDDDITKKAIVRVFKRNLIFHEELLEELKKRYAARGIEMPAINQNQALLPQGATVFPNKYGSAVGIGIAEGGTVFLALPGVPYEMKQIMTDEIIPYLQRLNIGQVLEVVSLRTTGAVESKLAELIAPGLKLEPGVKLAYLPAPSAIELRVLAAAATREEAQEKAQAVVRYLESTVGKYIFGRGDDTLEGVVGQLLVDNDKSLAVAESCTGGELGMLITSVPGASRYFLGGVVAYSNEAKTELLGVDRDIIAQFGAVSRECAEAMAEGCRRRFGADYALAVTGIAGPGGATPDKPVGTVWIGLASLHETYAKTFSLGTLRESIRDRAAYTALEMLRRNILDIT comes from the coding sequence ATGCCCATGTGCGCGGAAATCATCACGGTCGGCGACGAGCTCATCACCGGCCACCGGATCGACACCAACTCGGCGTTCATCGCCCAGCAGTTGACCCGGATCGGGCTCGAGGTCCGGTACCGAAGCTCGGTCGGCGATTCGCTCGAAATGATGGAGGAGGTGTTCCGCCTGGCCCTCAAACGGGCCCAGGTCGTGATTGTCACCGGCGGGCTCGGGCCGACCGACGACGACATCACCAAGAAGGCCATTGTCCGCGTCTTCAAACGCAACCTCATTTTCCATGAGGAGCTGCTCGAAGAGCTGAAGAAGCGCTACGCGGCGCGCGGTATCGAGATGCCCGCCATCAACCAGAACCAGGCGCTCCTCCCGCAGGGGGCGACCGTTTTCCCGAACAAGTACGGCTCGGCGGTCGGAATCGGAATCGCCGAGGGCGGGACGGTGTTCCTGGCCCTGCCGGGCGTCCCGTACGAAATGAAGCAGATCATGACCGATGAGATCATCCCGTACCTCCAGCGCCTCAACATCGGGCAGGTGCTCGAGGTTGTGAGTCTGCGGACGACGGGAGCGGTCGAGTCCAAGCTCGCGGAGTTGATCGCCCCGGGGTTGAAGCTGGAGCCGGGGGTGAAACTCGCCTACCTGCCCGCCCCGTCGGCCATCGAACTGCGCGTCCTGGCGGCCGCCGCTACCCGCGAGGAGGCGCAGGAGAAGGCGCAGGCGGTGGTCCGGTATCTCGAATCGACGGTGGGGAAGTACATTTTCGGCCGCGGCGACGACACCCTCGAGGGAGTGGTGGGACAGCTCCTGGTCGACAACGACAAGTCCCTCGCCGTGGCGGAATCCTGCACCGGCGGCGAGCTCGGCATGCTCATCACCTCGGTCCCCGGCGCCTCGCGTTACTTCCTCGGCGGCGTGGTGGCCTACTCCAACGAGGCCAAGACGGAACTGCTCGGAGTGGACCGGGACATCATCGCGCAGTTCGGCGCGGTGAGCCGGGAGTGCGCGGAGGCGATGGCCGAGGGGTGCCGCCGGCGTTTCGGCGCCGACTACGCCCTGGCGGTCACAGGCATCGCCGGGCCCGGGGGCGCCACGCCGGACAAACCCGTGGGGACCGTCTGGATCGGCCTCGCCTCCCTCCACGAAACCTACGCGAAAACGTTCAGCCTGGGCACGCTGCGGGAGAGCATCCGCGACCGGGCGGCCTACACGGCGCTGGAGATGCTGCGGCGCAACATCCTGGATATTACCTGA
- a CDS encoding phosphatidylglycerophosphatase A, translated as MKRGLVQLIAGGLYSGASPIVPGTTGSIPPWLIAWFLLAGNQAALGIVAVLTVFVSVWAAGEAERFYGHDAKKIVIDEWAGMFLTLLFVPYSLVNYLIGFAAFRAFDVVKIPPAAQAERLPRGWGVTMDDVVAGVQANILTQIVVRLIARSAGA; from the coding sequence ATGAAGCGCGGCCTGGTCCAACTCATCGCCGGCGGGCTGTACAGCGGCGCCTCGCCGATTGTCCCCGGCACCACCGGGTCGATTCCCCCCTGGCTCATCGCCTGGTTTCTCCTGGCGGGCAACCAGGCGGCGCTCGGGATTGTGGCCGTCCTGACCGTCTTCGTCTCCGTCTGGGCCGCCGGGGAGGCGGAGCGCTTCTACGGCCACGATGCGAAGAAGATTGTGATCGACGAATGGGCGGGCATGTTCCTGACCCTGCTGTTCGTGCCGTACTCGCTGGTGAACTACCTCATCGGGTTTGCGGCGTTCCGGGCTTTCGACGTGGTCAAGATCCCGCCGGCGGCGCAGGCCGAGCGGCTCCCGCGCGGGTGGGGAGTGACCATGGATGACGTCGTGGCCGGCGTGCAGGCGAACATCCTGACCCAGATTGTGGTCCGCCTCATCGCCCGCTCTGCGGGCGCCTGA
- the pgsA gene encoding CDP-diacylglycerol--glycerol-3-phosphate 3-phosphatidyltransferase: protein MNMPNRLTLLRVIIAPIFMYFFLLDSYWMKLTALVLFVVAALTDFADGYYARKYGIITGFGKFMDPLADKVLVSSALITFIALDVVSPLPVILIVGREFLITGLRMLAAYRGVVIPPTWWAKVKTFLQLSVVGLVLAYINLILTLEHFDSPARPYFQFDYPFYFNILLWITAAVTVWTGIDYIRKYYYMIKTVLK, encoded by the coding sequence ATGAACATGCCCAACCGCCTGACGCTCCTTCGGGTCATCATCGCCCCGATCTTCATGTACTTCTTCCTGCTCGACAGCTACTGGATGAAACTCACGGCGCTCGTGTTGTTCGTGGTGGCGGCGCTGACCGATTTCGCCGATGGCTACTACGCCCGGAAGTACGGCATCATTACGGGTTTCGGGAAGTTCATGGATCCGCTGGCGGACAAGGTGCTCGTTTCCAGCGCGCTGATTACGTTTATCGCGCTCGACGTGGTCTCGCCGCTGCCGGTGATCCTCATCGTGGGGCGCGAGTTCCTCATCACCGGGCTGCGCATGCTGGCGGCCTACCGGGGGGTGGTCATCCCTCCGACCTGGTGGGCGAAGGTGAAGACTTTTCTGCAGCTCTCGGTGGTCGGGCTGGTGCTGGCGTACATCAACCTGATTCTCACGCTCGAGCACTTTGACAGTCCGGCGCGGCCGTATTTTCAGTTTGATTACCCCTTTTATTTTAATATCCTCCTGTGGATTACGGCCGCGGTGACGGTCTGGACGGGAATCGACTATATCAGGAAATACTACTACATGATCAAGACGGTGCTCAAGTGA